The Streptomyces liliiviolaceus sequence TTCTCGAAGCGGGGAATGTACACGCCGCCGATGGGCGGGTAGTACGGGTCGGGCGGCGCCTGGTCCGTCGACTCGGACCCCGGGTGGTTGGGATCGTCGCCGAACAGCAGGCTGGGGGTCTGGTCCATGAAGTAGTGGCCGAGCAGACCGGAGGAGTTGGCCAGTCCGTCCGGGTGGGCGTCGCCTGCCGAGTTGAGCAGCAGCCGGACCGACTCGATCGCTGAGGCGCAGGTCACCACGACATCCGCGTACACGCGGGACTGGGCCTTCGTGTTCCGGTCGATGAAGATCGCGCCGTCGGCGAGACCCGTCTTGGAGTTGACCGTGATCTTCTGCACGATCGCGTCGGTGCGAGTGGTGAGACGTCCTGTCTTGCGTGCCGCGAGGATGCCGAGTGGGACGCGGTGCAGGTTGGGTGCCGCGTACCGCCACGGTGCGACGTGGCGGTTCGACCAGCGGTTTTCGACCGTGGCCTTGAACTTCTTCTCTGCCTCGGTCAGCAGCGACGGCCCGCGGTACTTGCCGTCCGGGAGATTGGGCAGTCCTTCGCTGGTGCCGTAGATGCCGAGGAACTCTTCGACGCGGTCGTAGTAGGGGGCCAGGTCCGCGTAGGAGATGGGCCAGTCCTCGCCGTGTCCGTCGTGCGACGCGGCCTTGAACTCGTGGTCGGAGGAGCGCAGCAGTACGCGTCCGTAGGAGTGGAGGCGTCCGCCGAGCTGGCGGCCTCGGATCCACAGGAATTCGCCGTCGGAGGAGTACGGGTGCTGCCAGTCGTTGACGAGGAACGGACTGGTCTGTTCCTTGAACATGGCACGTCGGGCCTGGACGTACTGGCCCTTGAGGCCGGAGCGCATGCGGCCGCCGAGGCTGATGCTCATCGCCTGGGGCCGGGTCTCGGGCGGCGGAGTGAAGTCAGCTTCGCTGATGTCGCGGCCGGCTTCCAGGAGCAGGACCTCAAGACCCCGCTCGGTCAGTTCCTTGACTGCGATGCTGCCTGCGGCGCCGGAACCGATGACCAGGGCGTCGTAGCGCTTGTCTAGAGATGTCATGGTCAGCACCCGTCCTGTGAACGGGCCGGGCGGGCGGTTCCGTCACCGGTCGGTGTCTGGTTCTGCTCTTCGGTCAGGGGCCGCCTGTTCGAGTGCGGGTTGTGCCTGTTGTTGGCGATCGTGGCGCTGCGGGGGGCTCGCTGTGTTTTCACAGTCCTTCAGCTCTTCTCTGCTTGAGGCCGGGGTCCGCCGCTTGTTGGAGCGGCTCCGGTTGGTTCCGGGGATGACGGCGGGGTGGGTGCCGTGGGACCGCGAACCTCGCGCAGGCCGAGCCGTTGGCTTCGCTCCCAGGCGCTGAAGACCAGGCCCTGGAGGGCGTGCGGTGCGCCCGTATTGAGATGGGAAGCCGTCAGTGGCGGCGTGCGGTCATAGGCATGGTCCGAGTGCCGCATGGTTGCTGCCTGTCCCTTTCCGCTCACTGTCCGGCTCCCGTCCGACGTACTGGATCCTGTTCAGGCTTCGAGGGGCTGGGCCTCCTGGCCGCGGGTGTGTCGGAACAGCAGGGCCCACAGGACCGCTGCCAGTGCGGCCGTGGCGATCGGCAGGGCCCAGACGGCGTTCCAGTCACTGGGGGCCGGGTTGCTCTGTGCACCGACGGTGGCGTTGTAGATCTCGCCGGCGACGAACGAGCCGATGAAGGCGCCGACGCCGGACACCACGAGGATGAGCATGCCCTGGGCCTGGGCGGCGAGTTGGACGGGTGCGACTTGGCCGATGTACAGGGCGGCGAGGACGAGGAAGAAGTCGTTGCAGATGCCCTGCAGCACGATGGCGGTGACGGCGAGCCAGTCGCCGCTGCCTGCTGCTTCGATGAAGAGGAAGAACCGGACCGCCCACATGCACATGCCGAGGAAGAGGGCCCACTTCATCCCGACGCGCTTGAGCACCAGGGGGATGGTCACGATGAACACGACTTCGGAGGCCTGTCCCAGCGCGAGGACTCCGGCGACGTTTCCGATGCCGAGCGCGCTCAGGTAGGTGGCGGCGTAGGTGTTGTAGACACCGAGCGAGACGGCGGTGAGGACGGCGCAGCCCATCAGTACGGCGAAGTTGCGGTGCCGCAGCAGGCGGAAGGCTTTGGCTCCCACGAGGTCACCCAGGGAGAAGCGCGCGCCTCTGGCGGGCGGTGGTGTGGCAGGCAGGGTGAAGGCGTACAGGCCCAGAGCGAAACTCGCGATGGCGGTCACGTAGAAGAGACCGACCGATGCCGACAGGCCGAGCCATCCCACACCGAATCCGGCCACCACCCAGCCCACCGTGCCGAAGACCCTGATGTAAGGGAAGTGGCGCTTGTTCGCGCCGAGGTGGCGGAACGCGATGGCGTTGGCCAGGCCGAGCGTGGGCTGGAAGAACAGCATGTATACGAAGATCAGTGTGAGGGTCAGGGTGCCGTTGCCGGCGCGCACGACGGCCGGCAGCGTCAGCATGACCGCTCCGCCCGCCAGGTGGGCGATGCCAAGGCCCTTGTGCGAGGAGAGGAAACGGTCGCCGAGAGCGCCCAGGAGCATCGGGGCGACGATGGCCGCCACAGCCGCGAGGGTGTAGGCGGTGCCGATGATGGACGCCAGGTTGTTCGTCGCGAGGACGAGTCCGAACGTGGCGAACCAGGAGCCGAAGACGATGAACTCAAGCAGCATCATCACGATGAGCTGAACGAACGTCTTGTTGTTTCCGGTCTGAGCTGCGTCCTGATCAGCGGTGGACGGAGCGGCTACCTGCGATGCTTCATCAAAGCTCGTCGGTTGACTCATCGTTGAGATCCTTTGAACCGTTCGAGTTCTGAACGCTTTTTTGCACGCGAGAACCAGCGACAGGCTGTTTCTCGGGTGGTTCACGCGATTCAGTACCAGCGAGGGTGTTCTCGCGCTGCAAGGGCCCGCTGCCCCGCGCGCCGAGCGCTTTTCCGCTACTGCACCGGAGGTGAGGGACCAGGAAGTGTGTGCCCTGGTTCACCGGACGGTGGCGGCTCACGCTTACCGATATACGTCCCATGCGGCGCGCGGCGATCTTTGTAGGCTGCCGCGCCCTCATTCCTGGTTATCGTATAATTTCAGCAGTGTTTGTCAACGATTTCGCGCCGAACTGTTTGACTTCTGAACAGTTGCCCGACTCCTCGCCCATCCGGGCAGGGTACTGAGGCCCTGGCCCGTCTCGGCCAGGACGAGGGCGGCGCCACCGAGCAGGGTCGCGTCGTCACCCAGGCGTGCCGCGGTGAAGCGGAGGGAGGGGGAGACGGCCCGGAGGCTGTGCACCTCGACCGAGGACTGGATGCTGTCGAAAAGCAGGGGCCCTGCCTCGCTGAGAACGCCGCCGACAGCGATCACGCTGGGAGCCATGAGCTTGGCGGTGTTGGCGAAGGCACGCCCCAGGTGGCGCCCCGCCTCGTACAGCACGCGCCGGCAGGCCGGATCGCCCTTGCGTGCGCCCGCGACGACCTCCCGCAGGTTTTTGCGGGAACTGCCCGAGGCGTCGAGCGCTGCGAGGATGGAGCGTTCCGACACGAATGTCGTGAGGCATCCGCGGCTGCCGCAGAAGCAGACCGGCCCGCTCGTCTCCAGCACCATGTGGCCGATCTCGCCGGCCAGGCCGTCAGCGCCGCGGTAGATCCGGCCGTCGATGACAAGTCCTCCCCCCACTCCCCCGGCGCACATGACGTAGAGGAAGTCAGCCGAGCCCTGGCCTGCTCCCCAGGTCCATTCGGCCAGTGCTGCAAGGTTCGCGTCGTTCTCCGCCACGACGGGGACGCCAAGTGCGTCCGTGAGTGATGCGGCGACCGGAACGTCCGTCCAGGAGGGCAGCTGCAGGCGCGCCCACGAGGAGATGATGCCCGTGTCCCGGGAGATGGGCGCCTGCATGCCTACGGCGATGCCCGCGAGATCCTGCATCTGCAGGCTCGCCTGCCCGGCCAGGGATCGCACCAGGTCCGTGACGAGGCCGGGGTCACCCCCCTGCGCTCCGTCACCCAGCGGCACGTAGGCGTCGGTGCGGGTACGGCTGCCCAAGTCGAACAGGGCCGCACGCACGGCGCCGACATTCACCTGGACCGAGATGACGGCGGCGCTGGTTGAGACGAGAGCGACCAGAGTCTCCCGGCCGTTGACCGGGTACACCTCGGCCACGCCCTCGGCGCGCAGCTTCTTGACGATGCTGTTGACCGTCGCGCGTGACAGATCGGTGCGGCGCGCGAGGGCAGCCTGCGAGGAGGGGCCGCCCAGGCGCAGGGCTTCGAGGACGCGCTGAACGTTTCCCCGGCGGACGCCGGACGTCGGTTTGCTCACGTTGCCGTGCGGGGTGCTGTGGTCATCCTGGCCCTGGCTCACAGGATGACCATACGGCTCGCCGCTCACGGCATGCAGAGCGCGGCCGTCGGCAGGTGAAGCGCGGGCGCGAGGGTGTCACTGATTACTGAAGGCCGCGTCGAAAGCGGCCTGCGGCAGCGGCCACAGGGCCGAGCGGATCTTCCCGACGGCTTCCGCAGCACCGTGCAGCCGGTCCATACCCGCATCCTCCCACTCCACGGAGATGGGGCCGTCGTAGCCAATGGAGGCCAGGGCGCGGAAGGCGTCTTCCCAGGCGATGTCGCCGTGACCGACGGAGACGAAATCCCAGCGTCGCCGCGGGTCGCCCCAGGGCAGGTGGGATCCGAGGATTCCGGCCCGCCCGGAGGCCGGCCTCAGACGGGTGTCCTTGCAGTCGACGTGATAGATGCGATCGGCGAAATCGGTGATGAAACCGACCGGGTCAATGCCCTGCCACAGCATGTGCGAGGGGTCCCAGTTGAAACCGAAGGCCGCGCGCCGGCCGATGGCATCGAGGGCGCGCTCGCTCGTCCAGTAGTCGTAGGCGATCTCCGACGGGTGGACCTCGTGCGCGAACCGCACGCCTTCGTCGTCAAACACATCGAGGATCGGGTTCCAGCGACGCGCGAAATCCTCGTACCCGTCGTCGATCACCGACTGCGGTACAGGCGGGAACATGGCCACGTACTTCCAGATCTTCGATCCAGTGAAGCCCACGACCGTGTCGGCGCCCAGCCCGCGGGCGACACGGGCTGCCCGCTTCATGTCCTCGGCCGCTCGGCGGCGGACACCCTCGGCCTCTCCGTCGCCCCAGATCTCTGGCCGCAGAATCGACTGATGCCGGAAGTCGATCGGGTCATCGCACACGGCCTGCCCACCGAGGTGGTGAGAGATCGCCCAGACCTTCAGGCCGTACCGGTCCAGAATCTCCAGGCGGCCGGAGAGATAACTGGGATCCGCCTCGGCCCGAGCCAGGTCGAGATGGTCACCCGAAGCGGCGATCTCCAGTCCCTCGTACCCCCACTGACTGGCCAGCCGGGCCACCTCCTCGAACGGCAGGTCCGCCCACTGGCCAGTGAAGAG is a genomic window containing:
- a CDS encoding sugar phosphate isomerase/epimerase family protein encodes the protein MTQSPQPARQPVTLFTGQWADLPFEEVARLASQWGYEGLEIAASGDHLDLARAEADPSYLSGRLEILDRYGLKVWAISHHLGGQAVCDDPIDFRHQSILRPEIWGDGEAEGVRRRAAEDMKRAARVARGLGADTVVGFTGSKIWKYVAMFPPVPQSVIDDGYEDFARRWNPILDVFDDEGVRFAHEVHPSEIAYDYWTSERALDAIGRRAAFGFNWDPSHMLWQGIDPVGFITDFADRIYHVDCKDTRLRPASGRAGILGSHLPWGDPRRRWDFVSVGHGDIAWEDAFRALASIGYDGPISVEWEDAGMDRLHGAAEAVGKIRSALWPLPQAAFDAAFSNQ
- a CDS encoding MFS transporter: MSQPTSFDEASQVAAPSTADQDAAQTGNNKTFVQLIVMMLLEFIVFGSWFATFGLVLATNNLASIIGTAYTLAAVAAIVAPMLLGALGDRFLSSHKGLGIAHLAGGAVMLTLPAVVRAGNGTLTLTLIFVYMLFFQPTLGLANAIAFRHLGANKRHFPYIRVFGTVGWVVAGFGVGWLGLSASVGLFYVTAIASFALGLYAFTLPATPPPARGARFSLGDLVGAKAFRLLRHRNFAVLMGCAVLTAVSLGVYNTYAATYLSALGIGNVAGVLALGQASEVVFIVTIPLVLKRVGMKWALFLGMCMWAVRFFLFIEAAGSGDWLAVTAIVLQGICNDFFLVLAALYIGQVAPVQLAAQAQGMLILVVSGVGAFIGSFVAGEIYNATVGAQSNPAPSDWNAVWALPIATAALAAVLWALLFRHTRGQEAQPLEA
- a CDS encoding ROK family transcriptional regulator; the protein is MSQGQDDHSTPHGNVSKPTSGVRRGNVQRVLEALRLGGPSSQAALARRTDLSRATVNSIVKKLRAEGVAEVYPVNGRETLVALVSTSAAVISVQVNVGAVRAALFDLGSRTRTDAYVPLGDGAQGGDPGLVTDLVRSLAGQASLQMQDLAGIAVGMQAPISRDTGIISSWARLQLPSWTDVPVAASLTDALGVPVVAENDANLAALAEWTWGAGQGSADFLYVMCAGGVGGGLVIDGRIYRGADGLAGEIGHMVLETSGPVCFCGSRGCLTTFVSERSILAALDASGSSRKNLREVVAGARKGDPACRRVLYEAGRHLGRAFANTAKLMAPSVIAVGGVLSEAGPLLFDSIQSSVEVHSLRAVSPSLRFTAARLGDDATLLGGAALVLAETGQGLSTLPGWARSRATVQKSNSSARNR
- a CDS encoding GMC oxidoreductase, translated to MTSLDKRYDALVIGSGAAGSIAVKELTERGLEVLLLEAGRDISEADFTPPPETRPQAMSISLGGRMRSGLKGQYVQARRAMFKEQTSPFLVNDWQHPYSSDGEFLWIRGRQLGGRLHSYGRVLLRSSDHEFKAASHDGHGEDWPISYADLAPYYDRVEEFLGIYGTSEGLPNLPDGKYRGPSLLTEAEKKFKATVENRWSNRHVAPWRYAAPNLHRVPLGILAARKTGRLTTRTDAIVQKITVNSKTGLADGAIFIDRNTKAQSRVYADVVVTCASAIESVRLLLNSAGDAHPDGLANSSGLLGHYFMDQTPSLLFGDDPNHPGSESTDQAPPDPYYPPIGGVYIPRFENLDSTTRSDFARGWAVQGTIGRMPVPDGAGGVVGLMGFGEMLPYYDNRITVHSRRTDAWGIPIPRIHLSITDNERALMRAQVRGLREMAEASGYRVNFAASALGLDSKKIWPDADPLSRAIFRIGIKRSLAMGAAIHECGGARMGSDPAKSILNEFNQAWDVPNLFVTDASAYVSNGGVGPTLTIMALTARACEYIAREHANGSLHQRSEQAR